A portion of the Lolium rigidum isolate FL_2022 chromosome 1, APGP_CSIRO_Lrig_0.1, whole genome shotgun sequence genome contains these proteins:
- the LOC124653083 gene encoding uncharacterized protein LOC124653083, with the protein MPETPWCSVQRTQADIGARSEHTLVDARHGGEAATAGSARELDGPPPRSISAMRCGGVSQRIKSPRTKARRACQVRLSCEKKKETRKNEIELHFSTSLDTSIGHGGTPFATAGSAPRSSPLACAQLVAALHTPPPSSQCLPSTVGAHHRVSEGLRRRGPGRRPPPDLRSSPPCPVEPVRPLGLDALPGGGIGVNLESKEQVEKAKQDYTLSDLSDILTELKGMAVDIQWG; encoded by the exons ATGCCCGAGACCCCATGGTGCAGCGTACAACGCACACAAGCGGACATCGGCGCGAGATCTGAACACACACTTGTGGATGCACGCCACGGCGGCGAGGCTGCTACAGCTGGAAGCGCGCGTGAGCTCGATGGCCCACCTCCCCGCAGCATCTCAGCCATGCGGTGCGGCGGTGTGTCCCAGCGCATCAAGTCGCCACGCACGAA AGCCCGCAGAGCCTGCCAGGTCCGTCTTTCCtgcgaaaaaaaaaaagaaacaaggaaGAACGAAATAGAGCTCCACTTCTCCACCTCCCTCGATACCTCGATAGGACACGGCGGCACGCCGTTCGCCACCGCTGGGTCGGCGCCCCGCTCCTCGCCGCTAGCCTGCGCCCAGCTAGTCGCCGCCCTCCACACTCCTCCCCCCTCGTCACAGTGCCTCCCCTCTACCGTAGGAGCTCATCACAGGGTCTCAGAAGGTCTCCGCcgccgagggcctggccgccggccaccgcccgaCCTCCGGTCATCGCCGCCATGCCCCGTTGAACCCGTGCGCCCCCTCGGCCTCGATGCGCTtcccggcggcggcatcggcgtcaACCTAGAGAGCAAGGAGCAG GTTGAGAAGGCAAAGCAAGACTATACCCTATCTGATCTCAGTGACATACTCACGGAGCTGAAAGGCATGGCCGTAGACATTCAGTGGGGGTGA